In Pongo abelii isolate AG06213 chromosome X, NHGRI_mPonAbe1-v2.0_pri, whole genome shotgun sequence, one DNA window encodes the following:
- the NR0B1 gene encoding nuclear receptor subfamily 0 group B member 1 produces MAGENHQWQGSILYNMLMSAKQTRAAPEAPETRLVDQCWGCSCGDEPGVGREGLLGGRNVALLYRCCFCGKDHPRQGSILYSMLTSAKQTYATPKAPEATLGPCWGCSCGSDPGVGRAGLPGGRPVALLYRCCFCGEDHPRQGSILYSLLTSAKQTHVAPAAPEARPGGAWWDRSYFAQRPGGREALPGGRATALLYRCCFCGEDHPQQGSTLYCMPTSTNQAQAAPEERPRAPWWDASSGALRPVALKNPQVVCEAASAGLLKTLRFVKYLPCFQVLPLDQQLVLVRNCWASLLMLELAQDRLQFETVEVSEPSMLQKILTTRRRETGGNEPLPVSTLRSHLAPPAEARKVPSASQVQAIKCFLSKCWSLNISTKEYAYLKGTVLFNPDVPGLQCVKYIQGLQWGTQQILSEHTRMTHQGPHDRFIELNSTLFLLRFINANVIAELFFRPIIGTVSMDDMMLEMLCTKL; encoded by the exons ATGGCGGGCGAGAACCACCAGTGGCAGGGCAGCATCCTCTACAACATGCTTATGAGTGCGAAGCAAACGCGCGCTGCTCCTGAGGCTCCAGAGACGCGGCTGGTGGATCAGTGCTGGGGCTGTTCGTGCGGCGATGAGCCCGGGGTGGGCAGAGAGGGGCTGCTGGGTGGGCGGAACGTGGCGCTCCTGTACCGTTGCTGCTTTTGCGGTAAAGACCACCCACGGCAGGGCAGCATCCTCTACAGCATGCTGACGAGCGCAAAGCAAACGTACGCGACACCGAAGGCGCCCGAGGCGACGCTGGGTCCGTGCTGGGGCTGTTCCTGCGGCTCTGATCCCGGGGTGGGCAGAGCGGGGCTTCCGGGTGGGCGGCCCGTGGCACTCCTGTACCGCTGCTGCTTTTGTGGTGAAGACCACCCGCGGCAGGGCAGCATCCTCTACAGCTTGCTCACTAGCGCAAAGCAAACGCACGTGGCTCCGGCAGCGCCCGAGGCACGGCCAGGGGGCGCGTGGTGGGACCGCTCCTACTTCGCGCAGAGGCCAGGGGGTAGAGAGGCGCTACCAGGCGGGCGGGCCACGGCGCTTCTGTACCGCTGCTGCTTTTGCGGTGAAGACCACCCGCAGCAGGGCAGCACCCTCTACTGCATGCCCACGAGCACAAATCAAGCGCAGGCGGCTCCGGAGGAGCGGCCGAGGGCCCCCTGGTGGGACGCCTCCTCTGGTGCGCTGCGACCGGTGGCGCTCAAGAATCCACAGGTGGTCTGCGAGGCAGCCTCAGCGGGCCTGTTGAAGACGCTGCGCTTCGTCAAGTACTTGCCCTGCTTCCAGGTGCTGCCCCTGGACCAGCAGCTGGTGCTGGTGCGCAACTGCTGGGCGTCCCTGCTCATGCTTGAGCTGGCCCAGGACCGCTTGCAGTTCGAGACTGTGGAAGTCTCGGAGCCCAGCATGCTGCAGAAGATCCTCACCACCAGGCGGCGGGAGACCGGGGGCAACGAGCCACTGCCCGTGTCCACGCTGCGGTCCCATTTGGCACCGCCGGCGGAGGCCAGGAAGGtgccctccgcctcccaggtccaagccaTCAAGTGCTTTCTTTCCAAATGCTGGAGTCTGAACATCAGTACCAAGGAGTACGCCTACCTCAAGGGGACCGTGCTCTTTAACCCGG ACGTGCCGGGCCTGCAGTGCGTGAAGTACATTCAGGGACTCCAGTGGGGAACTCAGCAAATACTCAGTGAACACACCAGGATGACGCACCAAGGGCCCCATGACAGATTCATCGAACTCAATAGTACCCTTTTCCTGCTGAGATTCATCAATGCCAATGTCATTGCTGAACTGTTCTTCAGGCCCATCATTGGCACAGTCAGCATGGATGATATGATGCTGGAAATGCTCTGTACAAAGTTATAA